In one window of Rathayibacter caricis DSM 15933 DNA:
- a CDS encoding DIP1984 family protein yields MKLAEALLERADLQKRIEALQTRIVANASYQEGEAPAEDPAELLAECTRALAALERIVTAVNLTNTAVLTPDGRTLTAALARRETLRAEHSMLVRAADAAAGSWGRRQMRSELRQLSALPVKELRSRADEIARELRDLDAAIQRTNWEADLVV; encoded by the coding sequence ATGAAACTCGCCGAAGCCCTCCTCGAACGGGCGGACCTGCAGAAGCGGATCGAGGCCCTCCAGACGCGGATCGTCGCGAACGCCTCCTACCAGGAGGGCGAGGCCCCGGCCGAGGACCCGGCCGAGCTGCTCGCCGAGTGCACGCGGGCGCTCGCCGCGCTCGAGCGGATCGTGACCGCGGTGAACCTGACGAACACGGCCGTGCTCACTCCCGACGGGCGCACCCTCACGGCCGCCCTCGCCCGGCGCGAGACGCTGCGTGCCGAGCACTCGATGCTGGTGCGCGCGGCCGACGCGGCTGCCGGCTCGTGGGGTCGGCGTCAGATGCGGAGCGAGCTGCGGCAGCTGTCCGCTCTCCCCGTGAAGGAGCTGCGCTCGCGGGCCGACGAGATCGCCCGCGAGCTGCGCGACCTCGACGCGGCGATCCAGCGCACCAACTGGGAGGCCGATCTGGTGGTCTGA
- a CDS encoding DUF1266 domain-containing protein yields the protein MPLQNHPGDVEFPVRPRLRFTRAADQRRRGSGRAGARRALLLTALAVPFGVVGFVLGLAGDEGGEPAFPFFAFAVGMAIGLAVGSLIFTVRDAGAPRREQLAYLAEARTTSPTLRQQQLLALDAVSDFSFGGWNSSLAFQPTWAELPQPLRARFADGAKGSPWTELPMPVLSEQRAALDRDFRIASAEDLELFVADVLDVGPLSARFAEVSASDEAERMRSRVAALTGESEFHLLERAQPLGGRPPVLLLAGDAERAIGAVRYAYVAGYLPADRAWQLLEAIGDRVFTRYESWDDYWRDGAVSIAFRTDSLSAVQQYHRLRSELLASSWPAASVPYPR from the coding sequence GTGCCGCTGCAGAATCACCCGGGTGATGTCGAGTTCCCCGTCCGCCCCCGCCTGCGCTTCACCCGGGCCGCGGATCAGCGCCGACGCGGCTCCGGTCGGGCCGGCGCACGCCGTGCCCTGCTGCTGACCGCCCTCGCGGTCCCCTTCGGAGTCGTCGGGTTCGTGCTCGGTCTCGCCGGGGACGAGGGCGGCGAGCCCGCCTTCCCCTTCTTCGCTTTCGCGGTGGGCATGGCGATCGGCCTGGCCGTCGGCTCGCTGATCTTCACCGTCCGCGATGCGGGCGCTCCGCGACGGGAGCAGCTCGCCTACCTCGCCGAGGCGCGCACTACGTCGCCGACCCTCCGTCAGCAGCAGCTGCTGGCTCTGGACGCCGTGAGCGACTTCTCCTTCGGCGGGTGGAACTCGTCCCTCGCCTTCCAGCCGACGTGGGCCGAGCTGCCGCAGCCGCTCCGCGCCCGCTTCGCCGACGGCGCCAAGGGATCGCCCTGGACGGAGCTGCCGATGCCCGTGCTGAGCGAGCAGCGCGCGGCGCTCGATCGCGACTTCCGCATCGCGTCGGCCGAGGATCTCGAGCTCTTCGTCGCCGACGTGCTCGACGTCGGCCCGCTGTCGGCCCGCTTCGCCGAGGTGTCGGCGTCCGACGAGGCCGAGCGGATGCGCTCCCGCGTCGCCGCGCTCACCGGCGAGAGCGAGTTCCATCTGCTCGAGCGCGCCCAGCCGCTCGGCGGCCGGCCTCCGGTGCTGCTGCTCGCGGGCGACGCCGAGCGCGCGATCGGAGCCGTCCGCTACGCCTACGTCGCCGGCTACCTGCCCGCGGACCGCGCGTGGCAGCTGCTCGAGGCGATCGGCGACCGGGTCTTCACCCGCTACGAGAGCTGGGACGACTACTGGCGCGACGGAGCGGTCTCGATCGCGTTCCGCACCGACTCCCTGAGCGCCGTGCAGCAGTACCACCGCCTCCGCTCCGAGCTGCTCGCCTCGTCGTGGCCCGCGGCGTCGGTGCCCTACCCGCGCTGA